The proteins below come from a single Tribolium castaneum strain GA2 chromosome 9, icTriCast1.1, whole genome shotgun sequence genomic window:
- the LOC103312596 gene encoding transcription factor atoh7, translating to MDSLLLYTDPNNNDAAKDKYSLRPRSMRRRTHSPDATPKKTAPLSKYRRKTANARERNRMREINQAFETLRRVIPHVQATQVPGSNEKLTKITTLRLAMKYIADLSAALNAGPESSGPETPDYSDLDCLLLESDGESLQLSDHSLLASPDFPEPALSPVDFSDPSLPALLHTDFTEHALGPEDFDDFFADDT from the coding sequence ATGGATTCGCTCTTGCTCTACACCGACCCCAACAACAACGACGCCGCCAAAGACAAGTACTCGCTGCGGCCGCGGTCGATGCGCAGACGCACGCATTCGCCAGACGCCACCCCCAAGAAAACCGCCCCTCTGAGCAAGTACCGCCGCAAGACCGCCAACGCCCGCGAACGCAACCGCATGAGGGAGATTAATCAAGCTTTCGAGACGCTCCGGAGAGTTATTCCACACGTGCAGGCGACGCAAGTGCCCGGATCCAATGAGAAATTGACGAAGATTACAACGTTGCGACTGGCGATGAAATATATCGCGGATTTAAGTGCGGCGCTGAATGCCGGGCCGGAGTCGAGCGGCCCGGAAACACCGGATTATAGTGATTTGGACTGTTTGCTTCTGGAGTCGGACGGCGAGTCGTTGCAATTATCGGATCACTCGTTGTTAGCCTCTCCGGACTTCCCGGAACCGGCGCTCAGTCCGGTGGATTTCAGCGACCCGAGTCTTCCGGCTTTGCTACACACGGATTTTACCGAACACGCGCTGGGACCGGAGGATTTCGACGATTTTTTTGCCGACGACACGTGA